One stretch of Chryseobacterium indologenes DNA includes these proteins:
- a CDS encoding PepSY-associated TM helix domain-containing protein — protein sequence MKKKHHHKKKISPTKKWSAKLHLWFGLSVGIIVFIVSLTGTLYVFKDEVQNVLRKDAIYVQQETSALRPLPISILREKVSLELNEKSPINSVEISLDKGKSYRFLYFEKNKKGWNYFQEVLINKQVYVNQYTGEILAVYNEKYDFFNILKYIHWGLLLNSDWGKYVVGIPTVLFIFMLITGIILWWPKNKNARKGRFWFNWENVKSWKRKNYDLHNVLGFYASFIALLMSITGIYFAYPYVKNAFNYTLSGSMELPKEKQIKSPDSLMVKRSDLFDMTALQTEKLYAQASSYRISLNGKNKKGKELKNLPITIYGQEGRFSDRSILTFDKYSGKLLTNRPHQQLSNAEKYANANYDIHTGSYFGLFGKIIWFMAGLICTSLPVTGFLVWWGKRKKQGKKI from the coding sequence ATGAAAAAAAAGCATCACCATAAAAAGAAAATTTCTCCAACCAAGAAATGGTCTGCTAAACTACATTTGTGGTTTGGTTTGTCTGTTGGCATTATTGTCTTCATAGTCTCTCTTACAGGGACTTTATATGTTTTTAAAGATGAAGTACAGAATGTACTCCGCAAAGACGCTATATATGTACAGCAGGAGACCTCAGCACTAAGACCATTACCTATCAGCATTCTTCGGGAAAAGGTAAGCTTGGAGCTGAATGAGAAATCTCCGATCAACTCTGTTGAAATATCTTTAGACAAAGGAAAATCTTATCGTTTTTTATATTTCGAAAAGAATAAAAAAGGCTGGAATTACTTTCAGGAAGTGCTTATCAACAAACAGGTCTATGTGAACCAATACACGGGAGAAATTCTGGCTGTATACAACGAAAAATATGATTTCTTCAATATTTTAAAGTACATCCACTGGGGATTGCTTTTAAATTCAGACTGGGGAAAATATGTGGTAGGTATTCCCACTGTTCTTTTCATCTTTATGTTGATTACAGGAATTATCCTATGGTGGCCAAAAAATAAGAATGCAAGAAAAGGCCGTTTCTGGTTCAATTGGGAAAATGTAAAAAGCTGGAAGCGTAAAAACTATGATCTTCATAATGTCCTGGGTTTTTATGCATCATTCATTGCACTGTTAATGAGCATCACCGGGATCTATTTTGCATATCCATACGTTAAAAATGCTTTTAATTATACTTTATCAGGCTCTATGGAGCTCCCAAAAGAAAAACAAATCAAATCTCCTGATTCCTTGATGGTAAAAAGGTCTGATCTTTTTGATATGACGGCTTTACAAACTGAAAAACTGTATGCACAGGCTTCCAGTTACAGAATTTCACTCAATGGAAAAAATAAGAAAGGAAAAGAGCTTAAAAACCTTCCTATCACCATCTATGGACAGGAAGGAAGATTCAGTGACAGGAGCATCCTGACTTTTGATAAATATTCTGGAAAACTGCTGACCAACAGGCCTCATCAACAACTGAGCAATGCCGAAAAATATGCCAATGCCAACTATGACATCCATACAGGCTCCTACTTTGGACTGTTTGGAAAAATCATCTGGTTTATGGCCGGTCTTATATGTACCTCACTTCCCGTTACCGGATTTCTGGTCTGGTGGGGAAAAAGAAAGAAACAAGGAAAGAAAATATAA